From the genome of Vicinamibacteria bacterium, one region includes:
- a CDS encoding type II toxin-antitoxin system VapC family toxin has product MILLDTSVLIDSLTGPRRSAPALRRAIEAGERILLPALVLYEWLRGPRKRQELTAQEAIFPRETAVPFGSSEAAVAAMLYTKVTRPRGRELDLAIAACALTHDARLWTLNLEDFDDVPGLELLSTF; this is encoded by the coding sequence ATGATCCTCCTCGACACCTCCGTCTTAATCGATAGTCTGACCGGTCCCCGCCGCTCGGCTCCCGCCCTTCGCCGAGCGATCGAGGCGGGCGAGCGGATACTTCTTCCGGCGCTCGTGCTCTACGAATGGTTGAGAGGACCCAGAAAGCGGCAAGAGCTCACGGCTCAGGAAGCGATTTTTCCGCGAGAGACCGCGGTCCCCTTTGGCTCGTCCGAGGCTGCCGTCGCAGCCATGCTCTACACGAAGGTGACGCGACCACGCGGCCGAGAGCTCGATCTTGCGATCGCGGCCTGCGCGCTGACCCACGACGCTCGCCTGTGGACTCTGAACCTGGAGGACTTCGACGACGTCCCCGGTCTCGAGCTCCTCTCGACGTTCTGA